In Diabrotica undecimpunctata isolate CICGRU chromosome 4, icDiaUnde3, whole genome shotgun sequence, a single genomic region encodes these proteins:
- the LOC140438603 gene encoding uncharacterized protein — MLKNMGDKGIELLTKVCNRAWSESQIPKDCEVGVILPIFKKGDRCECSPYRGITLLSIPSKVHERILEKRLLQEVDSEMEQSQSGFRKGRSIQDHMFTIKKLIQNARNSSTELYQAFIYLEKAIS; from the coding sequence ATGCTTAAAAATATGGGCGACAAGGGCATTGAACTGCTAACAAAAGTATGTAATAGGGCATGGAGTGAGAGCCAAATACCAAAAGATTGTGAAGTGGGAgttattctacccattttcaaaaagggagacagatgCGAATGTAGTCCCTACAGAGGAATAACACTACTGAGCATCCCATCCAAAGTGCATGAGAGAATACTAGAAAAACGTCTTTTACAAGAAGTTGATTCTGAAATGGAACAATCACAGAGTGGGTTTAGAAAAGGCAGAAGTATCCAAGATCACATGTTTACTATCAAGAAACTAATACAAAACGCACGGAACTCAAGCACTGAGTTATACCAAGCCTTTATATACTTAGAAAAGGCAATTTCATGA
- the LOC140438604 gene encoding uncharacterized protein, which yields MKNKLNKASDLDWKCISERILKIRLVTAEHKLVNIIVIYGINDDERAASKDLFWDKASEIIDSLEGNTIVLGDLNDRVGVRDEHTQDVLGPYGEEIKNDNGERIIDICRENNLIIMNTFFKHKDVHKYIREVKSRGERSIIDYVLVNRSSKQWIKDHAEHDCDLDQNWQILKEALLNGGKQACGITRNNRSKKCTNWWNNEIKAEVKSKKIAGKNYLRNGTADNYQIYKLQRIKVKDMVLAAKRKSWEEFGNKMEEDYHSNEKLFFKNLKNLRTEKAPQTPKQVRDKKGHLLHDRS from the exons ATGAAAAATAAGTTAAACAAAGCTAGTGACCTCG ATTGGAAATGCATTTCGGAAAGAATTCTAAAGATAAGACTGGTAACTGCAGAACACAAACTAGTCAATATCATCGTTATTTATGGAATAAATGATGACGAAAGAGCAGCTAGCAAAGATCTATTCTGGGATAAGGCCTCTGAAATAATAGACAGTTTAGAAGGCAATACTATAGTACTAGGGGATCTAAATGATCGAGTGGGTGTAAGAGATGAACATACCCAAGATGTATTAGGACCATatggagaagaaataaaaaatgacaatGGGGAACGTATTATTGATATATGCagagaaaataatttaataataatgaacaCATTTTTCAAACACAAAGATGTACATAAATATATAAGAGAAGTCAAAAGTAGAGGTGAAAGATCCATCATAGACTATGTGTTAGTAAATAGATCATCGAAGCAATGGATTAAAGAC CACGCTGAACATGACTGTGATTTAGACCAAAATTGGCAAATACTGAAAGAAGCACTCCTAAACGGTGGTAAACAAGCATGCGGAATAACAAGAAATAACAGAAGCAAAAAGTGTACAAACTGGTGGAACAATGAAATAAAAGCAGAAGTGAAGTCCAAGAAGATAGCTGGGAAGAATTATTTAAGGAACGGAACCGCTGACAACTACCAAATATACAAACTGCAAAGAATCAAAGTCAAAGATATGGTACTAGCAGCGAAACGGAAAAGTTGGGAAGAATTCGGAAACAAGATGGAAGAAGACTACCACTCTAACGAAAAGTTATTCTTTAAAAACCTGAAGAATTTAAGAACCGAAAAGGCTCCACAAACACCAAAGCAAGTAAGGGACAAAAAAGGACACTTACTGCATGATAGATCCTAG